A DNA window from Helianthus annuus cultivar XRQ/B chromosome 15, HanXRQr2.0-SUNRISE, whole genome shotgun sequence contains the following coding sequences:
- the LOC110914645 gene encoding glutathione S-transferase T3-like, which translates to MDRSWGSPSFMFSGFQQSPNAFNQMSQLQQMQQYQAFQQFMQRGSVQLDQFQSQPPTSQPQPSVQLDDDDEVVPESPPKELKRKKTGGRGRRLKPNPKPQKKKKKSGSRAKARTWTKVEEEALAIAYLKSSNCPIVGNNQAGFSFWKACTDRFNNLMGEGPYRDLKSISGKWRKMNKCVNDFIGIYNPLYINRPSGSSDEDVLNLAMARWETKNPSFPHLRAWKVLKKEPKWAPIPNEVTTAKRTKTSESGSYSAGGSAARCQIDINDEPEYKEEPVHEIERPGGRDKAKKEAAAKRKGADSSGGAAQVEVAARRRLRKWTS; encoded by the exons ATGGATCGTTCGTGGGGGTCTCCATCATTTATgttttcgggtttccaacaaTCACCTAACGCCTTCAATCAAATGTCCCAACTTCAACAAATGCAACAATACCAAGCATTCCAACAATTCATGCAACGCGGCTCGGTTCAACTTGATCAATTCCAATCGCAACCGCCAACTTCCCAACCACAACCCTCGGTTCAacttgacgatgatgatgaagtcGTCCCCGAATCGCCACCTAAAGAACTCAAGCGCAAAAAAACAGGGGGAAGGGGAAGGCGGTTGAAACCGAACCCGAaaccgcaaaaaaaaaaaaaaaaaagcggtTCGAGAGCAAAGGCGAGAACGTGGACAAAAGTAGAGGAGGAGGCGCTAGCTATTGCGTATCTTAAGTCCTCAAATTGTCCGATTGTCG ggaACAATCAAGCGGGTTTTAGTTTTTGGAAGGCATGTACGGATAGATTTAATAACCTTATGGGGGAAGGCCCCTACCGTGATCTCAAATCCATATCAGGCAAGTGGCGGAAAATGAACAAGTGCGTGAATGATTTTATCGGGATTTATAACCCACTTTACATCAATCGTCCTAGTGGGAGTAGCGACGAGGACGTTCTTAACCTTGCGATGGCTAGATGGGAAACAAAAAATCCGTCTTTCCCGCACCTCCGAGCATGGAAAGTTTTAAAGAAAGAACCTAAATGGGCGCCGATTCCAAATGAGGTCACAACCGCCAAACGGACTAAAACTTCCGAGTCCGGAAGTTATAGTGCGGGAGGCTCCGCCGCTCGTTGTCAAATCGACATAAACGACGAACCGGAATATAAAGAGGAGCCCGTTCACGAGATCGAACGTCCCGGCGGAAGGGACAAAGCAAAAAAAGAGGCGGCCGCAAAGCGCAAAGGGGCCGACTCGAGTGGAGGGGCAGCTCAGGTGGAGGTGGCGGCTCGAAGGCGTCTTCGAAAATGGACGAGTTAA